Genomic DNA from Ruminococcus sp. OA3:
CCACTGTCCGGTTCAAAAAGAAGATTTTGTTTTAGCTGTATTTTTGCAATATCAGCAAAACTCAGTTCAAATATTGGTTCTTCACCGAGCTCTGGTATAACACCTGCGATATAATCACTGAAGACTTTATTGGGCGACAGTATGGTCACATTTTGTGATTTCAGCTGGTTTCTAAAACGATAAAGGAGGAATGCAATCCGGTGCAGTGCAATCGATGTTTTTCCGGATCCTGCTACCCCCTGAATGATCATTGTCTTTGCATGTTCATTCCGTATGATCTGGTTTTGTTCCCTCTGTATGGTGGCAATGATCGACTTCATTTTCTCGTCGGACGTATGTGCAAGTTCTCTCTGCAGAACGTCATCCTGTATATTAGCAGAACTTTCAATCACATACTCCATCACACCATCAGTGATTTTAAACTGCCGTTTCCTTGTGAGGGTACCCTGAACCCGGCCGGCAGGGGAATCATAGCCGGCAGGTCCCGTCTCATAATCGTAAAACATACTGGAAACTGGAGCCCTCCAGTCAAAGATCAACAGTTCATTTTTATGGCTGAAGGTAAATCGTCCGATGTAACAGGGGACGGGAGACGGACTTTTACTTTCAAAAAAATCGATGCGGGCAAAATATGGTGACTCCTTCATTCTGGCCAGAGTATCACGGGTTCTGACGGCCAGCGAACCTGTATGATCCGTCTGCCTGAGGAGCAGCTCGTTCTGAAACATCTCATTGGGATCGATTTCTCCCCGGTTTTCAACCATATATCGCTTGGTATCCATGTACTCCCGGTCTATCTTCCGTACATCAGCCCCGGCATTTAACAATGCCTCATCCAGCCTGCAGCTGATACTGGCGAGATGCGTGATTTCATCAGGGAATAACATGGTACCGCCGGGCTTTTTCTGGTCACTCATGGCTGTCCTCCTTTGGCAAAATAAAGCGTTGGGTGGGATATCCATATTCGACTAACAGCTCAGCTTCCGCAAATCCCAGCCCCTTGATTTCGCTGCGGTGCCCGGTATCAGCCCGATCGCCTTCCCGGAACGTCGTGATACTGATGTTCTTACCCATCAGCAATTCATTCATCACTTTATCAAGGAATGCCCGCGGTATTCCTCTCTTTCGGTAGAGTGGATGACTTCCCATAAAATCAATGCTTCCGGTTTCAGATGAGAAAAGCATGATTCCGATTGCGGTATCGCCGTCTTTTAAGATCAACGCCTGTTTTGTAACGATTTTTTCACGCAGGATGCGGACATAATCATTTTCGCAGAGACCGGGGAAACCGCCGATCACGAGCCGCACCAGCTCCATCCAGCATGAAATATCCTCCTCAGTGGCAAACCGGATATCCCATACGGCCTTTCCTTTTTGATTCAGCATTTGATAATTTCCTTTCAATTCAAACCTGAGCTGCAGCGGGTAAAATTTTTCATTTTCCCTGTATTTGCCTGGGGGTAATTTGTACATAGCGGTAAATATATTTGTAAACGCCTGCTGGCTGTCATATCCGGCAATCAGTGAGATATCAAGAATCGGTTTATCTGAAAAAACGAGGAGTTTTGCAGCTTCCGTCAGCTGACGTCTTTGCAGATACTCATGTATGGTTAGTCCAACTGTTCCGGTAAACATGCGGTGCAGGTGGTATTTGGAATAATGTGTCGCACTGGCTACCCGGTCCAGATCCGGCTTTTCTGCCAGATGAGCCTCAAGATAGTCGATGACCGGTATGATCTTTTCAATAGTTTGGTTCGGCATAATGTTTTCTCCTTTCGCATCCCTATTATATCCGAATTCTACTGAAGCCTTTTAATAATTCTTGCTGTTTTATCAGAAAATTGTCATGATAAAAATATCGTATCAGAGGAGGTGGCTTGATGCCGTTCGGCAAATAAGTCCGGAACAATCGCAATGGTATCTGCTTTTCTTTTTATCAATATCAGTTTAACTCTTTATGAAGATGTACAGCCATCAGTATTGTTACAATGGCAGCGATCAGATCAGCGGCCGGCTGTGCGTAAAGAACACCACTGATTCCCCAGATCATGGGGAGAATCAGAATAATGGGGACGAAGCAGATTCCCTGTCTGCAGGCACCGAGGATAAAGCCCCCTTTTGCCTTTCCAAGAGCGAGAAAAAGCGAGGAGTACACGGTATAAAAACCAAAAAGCAGGAAGGATAAACCATTCGCTCTCAGTGCTTTTTGACCGACAGTGATCATTTCTGTATCCCCTTTGGTAAACCATGATATGACTGTGGTGGAAAATGATGCCATTATGAGACCGAAGACGGCGCAGAATACCGTTGACCAGATGATGGAGGTCTTGACTGCTTCGTGTAAGCGCTTATAGTTTTTTGCTCCATAGCTATATCCGGCGATCGGCTGAAAACCTTTCATGAATCCAAACACCATCAGACTTCCCATGGATATGATTCTTGTCACGATTCCCATTCCGGCAATGACAGAATCCCCGTATTCCCTTGCCCTCAGATTGACGAGTGCAATCGACAGACTTGTCAGCAACTGAAATACCAGTGTAGGAATACCGATTTTCAGAATTTCTGATAATGTCTGCCTGGAAAAACAACATCGTTTAAAACGGAAGCTGAAGACACTTTTTTTTCTGCGCACATAGCCAAGGTATACCAGCGTGGAAACTGCCTGTGAAATAGCGGTGGCGACTGCTGCACCGGCAATCCCCAGATTAAGAACGTAGATAAAGACCGGATCCAGTATGATATTCAAAACGGCACCTGTCAGCAGTGCACACATCGTAGTCTTTGCAGCCCCCTCACTTGTCACGATATTATTCATTGTCACATTAAAGATATTAAAGATGGACGAAATGATATAAATTCCCGCATAAGTTAACGCGTGAGGCAGGATACTATCGGTTGCGCCCAAAAGTTTCAGAATCGGAGTCAGGAAGATCATGTTAAGTATAATGACTACCGCTCCGACGATCAGGCTGCTGTACAGGGCTGTGCTTGCGGTTCGGTCGGCTGTAGCGTTTTCACCGCGCCCTAACAATCGGGAGATGCAGGACGCAGCCCCGTTTCCAAATAACAGTCCCAGTCCCACAATCACCTGCCCAAGCGGAAAAGTGACAGTAATCGCGCCGACCTGACTCGTTCCAAGTCCCCCGACAAAATATGCATCTACCAGGTTATACAGTGCATTGATCATCATGCCAATCATGGTGGGAAGGCCCATTGCCAGCAGTGCTTTTGGTATGGGGACGTTTCCCAGCAGTTCTATTTTTTTGTTCTGTTCTTCCATAAGTCAAACCCCTTTCCTGACTAAAGATATAAAATATAATACTATAAATTATAGTATATTGACAACGGACAATATAATACTATAATTTATAGTATATGTCAAGCGAAAAAGGAGGACACGATGGCAACCATTGATTTGATCGTATTAGGAATATTGAAGAAAGAATCACTTAGTGCCTATGATATTCAAAAACTGGTTGAGTACCGCAATATCTCAAAGTGGGTAAAAATCAGTACGCCCTCGATCTATAAAAAAGTTATTCAGTTGGAAAACAGGGGGTATATCAAAGGAAATACTGTTAAGGAGGGCAAAATGGCGGAGAAGGCGGTCTATACTCTGACGGAGGAGGGAGAAAAGCAATTTAAAAAGCTAATGCTTCAGATTGCATCGAAACCAATTCATATGTTTCTGGATTTTAATGCCGTGATCGTAAATCTGGCCAGTGTGACTCCTGAGGAACAAAGAGCTTGCCTGACGAACATAGAGGACAATGTAAAAGTTATGAAAACGTACATGGAAGAAAATATCCGTCTGAAAGAACATGTAACTGACATTCCGGAGACCGGAAGGGCGGTGTTACAGCAGCAGTATATACTGGCAGAGGCAATGGAAGCCTGGATCGCATCGCTGAGAGAAAGCTTTGAAAATCAGAGGTGATAAGGAATGCGGCATCTCTTTGCTTCAGAAATATCTGCGGGGGCGCTGCCGTGACAGAAGATGACGTATAATTTCTGACAGGAGGTAAAGAGTCTGCCACGGAGGATCCGTGTTGACAATACTTTAAAATGGATATATAATGACTGAATACAACGAAATAGTCAAAAAGGGGTGGCTTGTTTGCCAAAATGTTATTCGGATCAGGAAAGAGCATATATCGTGAAGAGGCTGAAGGAAGAGGCGGCAAAATGCCTCTCCCAGTATGGAGTCCGGCATACGACGGTGGATGAACTCGTAAAGCGTGTTAAGATTCCCAAAGGAACATTTTATCTCTTTTATAAATCCAAAGAACTGCTGTTATTTGATGTTATACTGGAACAGCATGAGCTGATTGAGCAGGAGATTTTCCAGGCAGTCAGCAGTATTGAGCCCGACAGACTTACAGCAGATCAGTTGACGGATATGCTGCTGAGGATTTATACAATCGCTGCAGAGGCACCTGTTCTGAGAATGCTCAATTCTGATGAGGTGGAGATTCTGGCGCGCAAACTGCCTGAGGATGTTGTGGAAGCGCATCTGGGGCACGACAGTACCATGAGTGAAAAATTGTTGTCCATGCTTCCTGTAAAAACTGGAGTGGATGCAAAGGCATTGGGTGCGGCATTTCGTGCCATCTACATGGCAACATTGCATAAAGAAGAGATCGGTGAACCGTATTATGAGGGCGCACTGCGATACCTCATTCGCGGGTTAGTCGTACAGTTACTGTAAATCAGTCCGGCAGTTTATATTGCCGGACTACAAAAAAATCATATTTTGACTATTTAATTCTAAATGGTCAAATAGTCTGGAGAGGATTATGATTGAAGTGAGGAACCTTTCTTTCAGCTATACGAAGAAGCCATTTATAACCGACCTGAACTTTTCTGTCGGAAGAGGAGAAATTTTCGGCTTTTTGGGTCCATCCGGTGCGGGGAAAAGTACGTTGCAGAAAATATTGATCGGAATGCTCCCTGACTACCATGGGAGCGTGGTGGTCAATGGAACAGAGTGCAGACACCGGGGGAGTCATTTTTATGAGGACGTCGGGGTGGACTTTGAATTTTCCACCATGTATGAAAAACTTACGGCAAAAGAGAACCTCCGTTTTTTTGGATCTCTGTATGAAAAACAGCCGCGTTCAATTGATGAGCTTTTATCTGCGGTAGGACTAGAGCGAGAGGGAGGTAAGCGCGTATCGGAATATTCCAAGGGAATGAAAGCACGGCTGAACTTTATAAAAGCCCTGCTGCACGATCCCGTGCTGCTCTGCCTTGATGAGCCTACAAGCGGGCTGGACCCGGCGAACAGCCGTGTCATGAAAGATTTGATCCGCAGGGAGAAAGAGCAGGGGAAAACGATTCTGCTCACCACGCATAATATGCAGGACGCCGCGGAGCTGTGTGACAGAGTGGCATTCATTGTAAATGGTAAGATCATGGCGCTTGACAGCCCTCACAGTCTGATCATGTTAAGGGGAGCTGCAAGGGTAGCGTATACCTGGACTGAACATGGGGAACACCAGGCGGAGTGCCCGCTTGACGGGCTGTCTCAGGATAAAAGATTACAGACGCTGATCAGGGAAAATCGTCTGCAGTCGATTCACAGCAGTGAACCTACGCTGAATGATATATTCATCGATATAACGGGGAGGACACTGGTATGAGACTATGGAGCCTGACATTGTGGGATATGCGTTTTCAGTTTAAATATGGCTTTTATTTTCTATATGCTATTCTGACGGTATTTTACGTCGCAGTATTGTCTGCGATGCCGGAATCATGGCAGGAAAAAGTGGCTCCCATTCTGATTTTTTCCGACCCGGCAGCGATGGGCCTGTTCTTTATGGGGGCGATCATTCTGCTTGAAAAAAGTCAGAGAGTCTCTTTGGCTTTCGCCGTTATGCCGGTTCGTGCCATGGAATATGTGGCGGCCAAGGTACTCTCTCTGAGTGTGATATCTGTGGCTGTGGCAGCAGTGCTTGCAGCAGCAGCAGATACGGTTACAAGATCTGTTGTGCTTGCAGGAACTGCGGTATCATCGGTGATTTTTACACTTCTGGGAATTATTGTGTCGACGAAAATAAACAGCCTTAATCAGTTCATACTCTGGATCATGCCGGTTGAGCTTATCAGCTTCCTTCCGGCAGTACTGCATATACTGGGAATTACAACGGATGTACTGCGGTACTATCCTGCGGTCATCTGTATGAACATGATGGACGGGTATATACCTTCGGCAATGGAAATACTGATTCTTGCAGTGCTGACCGGGGTACTCCTGTCTGCGGCGCAAAGCTGTGTGCTGAAAATGTGGAGAAATGCATGAGGGGTGAATTATGAAAGCGATAAGGTTGTGTTTCATACAGATGATTCGTTTTATAAGGCGTGATATGATGCTGTTTGCCGCGTGTTTTGCCCCGGTTCTTTGCGGGCTGTTCTTTAGATTCGGAATGCCTCTGCTGGAGGAGGTGCTCACGGGCTGGCTTGCCAGACCAAGTGTGTTTACCCCGTACTACGGACTGCTGGATATGTTTTTTTCCATGCTGTCTCCGGTTATGTTTTGCTTTGTGGCTGCGATGGTAGTTCTGGAAGAAACAGATGACCATATCGCAGGTTATCTGTTTATCACAACGCTGGGAAGGAAAGGGTATCTGGCGTCCCGGCTTGGCGTACCAGCTGCGATCGCGTTTGCCGTCACACTGGTTCTTCTTCCGGTTTTCAGACTGACAGAGCTTTGCATGTGGGAGATCCTGTTTTTAAGCGCCGGAGGGGTACTGCAGGGCATCATTATCGCACTGCTGATCGTCTCGGTGTCATCAAATAAGCTGGAAGGACTGGCAGCGGCAAAATTGTCGACGCTTATGACGCTGGGTGCTTTGGTGCCTTATTGTGTTCCGGATCATATACAGTATCTTTTTTCACCGCTTCCCTCTTATTGGATTGGAAAAGCAGTCTGTGACCAGTCAGTCATCTGGATGTTGCCGGCAGTTGTCTCATCTCTGGGGTGGATCGGGGTTATGATGAGAAGATTTCTGAGAAAACTGGCGTGAATTATGGAATTAAATAGCAGCTGGCTGAGAAATACTAATGTAATGATGCCTTCTGCATAAATTTTCCTGTTGTTAATTCTTTGTAAGTGATATACTATATATGGTGTGATAAATGGAAAAAAACACAAAATATGGAAATATGAGACTTGAACGTTATAACAGGAGGATGTAGATGAATGTAAGAAAGCGAAGCGGAAAGGTTGTTCCTTTTAACGCGGATTTTATATCGAGGGCGATTGCGCTTGCTTCGGCTGCGGCGGGAGAGATGGATCAGCCTATGGTGCAAAAAGCTACTGAGCTTACGGTGAGCAGACTGAAAGATATGGAAACGGACGTCTTAGATATAGAAAAAATCCAGGATACGGTGGAGGAGACGCTGTTTGAACAGAAATACTATAAAACGGCAAAAGCATACATTTTATACCGAATAGAGAAGGATAAAGAACGTGCCGGCGGGAGCTGGGAAGACGGGCTTTTGGACAGAGAGTTTTTGAGCACTTATAAACATGCACCGAACCCTATGGAACAACTCGGATCTTTCGTATACACCCGTACTTATTCCAGATATCTGCCTAAGTTTGGACGGCGTGAATTCTGGTGGGAGACGGTGCGGCGTGCCGTAGAGTATAACTGCTCATTGGCACCCACTTCAAAAGACGAGGCCAGGAAGCTGTACGATAATATTTATCATCTGCGTCAGTTTTTATCGGGACGGACACTCTGGGTTGGAAATACCCCTGTAGCAGATGCCTATCCCATGGCAAATTACAACTGTGCATTTGAGGTGATTGATGATTTCAGTGCCTATCATGATCTGTTTTATCTGCTGATGGTAGGAAGTGGCGTGGGAGTGAGGGTATTGAAAGAAGATGCCGAAAGACTTCCAAAGATCCGCACGGATATTGAGATACTGCACAAGGCATACGACGGCTGCCCGCCACAGGACCGCCTGGAATTTACAGATCTGACTTTCACTAAGGACACGGCAGTTCTGTCTGTCGGTGATTCAAAGGAGGGGTGGGCTCAGGCTCTGAGTCACTATTTCGATATACTGAGTAATCATGAATACAGTAAAATACGGGAGATTGTGGTAAATTATGATTCGATCCGTCCCAGAGGAGAAAGATTGAAAACCTTTGGAGGGACAGCCAGCGGTCATGAGTCTATGATGGCAATGCTGGGAAAAATACACAGGGTAATACGGGCTGCCGGGGACAGAGATAAGGCTGCACGGACACAGCTGCAGCCCATCGACCTGCTGGACATCGCCAATATTATCGGTGAAAATGTAGTCTCCGGAGGAGTACGGAGGACATCAGAGATTGGTCTTATAGATGCAGACGATCAGGTGTGTATCAAAGCAAAGAGCAATCTGTACCGCCAGATCAACGGACGGTGGGAGCTGGATCAGTCCATCGCCCACAGACAGATGAGCAACAATTCGATCTATTATAAGAAAAAGCCATCCAGAGAACAGCTTCACTGGCATATGCAGCAGATGCGCTACTCCGGGGAACCGGGATGGATCAATGAGGAGGCCGGAAAGAAGCGCCGGCCGAATTTTAACGGATGCAACCCGTGCGGGGAAGTACTTATGGACAGTCACGGACTCTGCAATCTGACGACACTGAATGTCATGGGATTTGTTCGGGATGGTAAGCTGGATGAGCAGGCATTGCTGGAGGCACAGAGGCTGTCAGCCAGAGCCGGATACCGCATGACCTGCCGTGACCTGGAGATACACCGCTGGAATACTGTACAGAAAAGAGACCGCCTTTTGGGCTGTTCGATGACTGGGTGGCAGGATATGGTCAACGCTACGGGGATGTCTGTGGAAAATCAAAGGAAGCTTCTTGATAAACTTCGCAGAGAAGCTCATGAAGCGGCAGAACAGCTCGCCGACAGACTGGGCACCGGAAAACCGCTGCTGGTGACAACCATCAAACCGGAGGGGACGTTGTCCCTGCTGCCGACAGTTTCAAGCGGTGTTCATTATTCACATTCTCCTTACTATATAAGGAGGGTAAGAATTAATGCGGCTGATCCCCTGTGCCGGGTATGTGAAGAACTGGAATATCCGGTGCTGCCTGAGGTGGGGCAGAATCCGGAGAATGCGACAACAAAGGTTGTGGAATTCCCGGTAAAGGCACCAGCCGGTAAAGTGAAGGCAGATGTATCCGCAATAGAGCAGCTGGAAACTTATAAAATGTTCATGGAGCATTATGTGGACCATAATTGTTCTATCACTGTTCATGTGCGGGAAGATGAGTGGGAAGATACGGAACAGTGGGTGTGGGACAACTGGGATGATGTGGTTGCTCTGTCGTTTTTAAGTTATGATGACAGCTTTTATGAATTACTGCCCTACGAAGCCATTACTAAGGAGGAGTACGATGCACGTAAAGCAGCTATGAGACCATTTAACCCATCGCTTCTTACACGGTATGAATACGAAGAATCAGATTTTGATATTGGAGATTCTGACTGTTCGACCGGGGCATGCCCGGTCAGATAGTGGTACCGGGCCCATAATGGACTTTTAAATGAGAGATAGTTGTTTGAGTGATACCCAAGGTACGGGTATCGCTCAACGCATACGTAAAATATCGATTAAAACAGTGTGTATCAGATCATCAGATCTGCCGAAAATCCCATCAGATAACTGCAGAGATAAATAATAAACTCTTTTGGGGAAGGTTTTTCGATTAAATGGCGGTTAGCGATCTTGTCCAGCTTCTTTCGGTTACCGTAATCCCAGCAGTCACATACAGCT
This window encodes:
- a CDS encoding MATE family efflux transporter, with translation MEEQNKKIELLGNVPIPKALLAMGLPTMIGMMINALYNLVDAYFVGGLGTSQVGAITVTFPLGQVIVGLGLLFGNGAASCISRLLGRGENATADRTASTALYSSLIVGAVVIILNMIFLTPILKLLGATDSILPHALTYAGIYIISSIFNIFNVTMNNIVTSEGAAKTTMCALLTGAVLNIILDPVFIYVLNLGIAGAAVATAISQAVSTLVYLGYVRRKKSVFSFRFKRCCFSRQTLSEILKIGIPTLVFQLLTSLSIALVNLRAREYGDSVIAGMGIVTRIISMGSLMVFGFMKGFQPIAGYSYGAKNYKRLHEAVKTSIIWSTVFCAVFGLIMASFSTTVISWFTKGDTEMITVGQKALRANGLSFLLFGFYTVYSSLFLALGKAKGGFILGACRQGICFVPIILILPMIWGISGVLYAQPAADLIAAIVTILMAVHLHKELN
- a CDS encoding ABC transporter ATP-binding protein, which encodes MIEVRNLSFSYTKKPFITDLNFSVGRGEIFGFLGPSGAGKSTLQKILIGMLPDYHGSVVVNGTECRHRGSHFYEDVGVDFEFSTMYEKLTAKENLRFFGSLYEKQPRSIDELLSAVGLEREGGKRVSEYSKGMKARLNFIKALLHDPVLLCLDEPTSGLDPANSRVMKDLIRREKEQGKTILLTTHNMQDAAELCDRVAFIVNGKIMALDSPHSLIMLRGAARVAYTWTEHGEHQAECPLDGLSQDKRLQTLIRENRLQSIHSSEPTLNDIFIDITGRTLV
- the nrdJ gene encoding ribonucleoside-triphosphate reductase, adenosylcobalamin-dependent; its protein translation is MNVRKRSGKVVPFNADFISRAIALASAAAGEMDQPMVQKATELTVSRLKDMETDVLDIEKIQDTVEETLFEQKYYKTAKAYILYRIEKDKERAGGSWEDGLLDREFLSTYKHAPNPMEQLGSFVYTRTYSRYLPKFGRREFWWETVRRAVEYNCSLAPTSKDEARKLYDNIYHLRQFLSGRTLWVGNTPVADAYPMANYNCAFEVIDDFSAYHDLFYLLMVGSGVGVRVLKEDAERLPKIRTDIEILHKAYDGCPPQDRLEFTDLTFTKDTAVLSVGDSKEGWAQALSHYFDILSNHEYSKIREIVVNYDSIRPRGERLKTFGGTASGHESMMAMLGKIHRVIRAAGDRDKAARTQLQPIDLLDIANIIGENVVSGGVRRTSEIGLIDADDQVCIKAKSNLYRQINGRWELDQSIAHRQMSNNSIYYKKKPSREQLHWHMQQMRYSGEPGWINEEAGKKRRPNFNGCNPCGEVLMDSHGLCNLTTLNVMGFVRDGKLDEQALLEAQRLSARAGYRMTCRDLEIHRWNTVQKRDRLLGCSMTGWQDMVNATGMSVENQRKLLDKLRREAHEAAEQLADRLGTGKPLLVTTIKPEGTLSLLPTVSSGVHYSHSPYYIRRVRINAADPLCRVCEELEYPVLPEVGQNPENATTKVVEFPVKAPAGKVKADVSAIEQLETYKMFMEHYVDHNCSITVHVREDEWEDTEQWVWDNWDDVVALSFLSYDDSFYELLPYEAITKEEYDARKAAMRPFNPSLLTRYEYEESDFDIGDSDCSTGACPVR
- a CDS encoding ABC transporter permease is translated as MRLWSLTLWDMRFQFKYGFYFLYAILTVFYVAVLSAMPESWQEKVAPILIFSDPAAMGLFFMGAIILLEKSQRVSLAFAVMPVRAMEYVAAKVLSLSVISVAVAAVLAAAADTVTRSVVLAGTAVSSVIFTLLGIIVSTKINSLNQFILWIMPVELISFLPAVLHILGITTDVLRYYPAVICMNMMDGYIPSAMEILILAVLTGVLLSAAQSCVLKMWRNA
- a CDS encoding TetR/AcrR family transcriptional regulator codes for the protein MACLPKCYSDQERAYIVKRLKEEAAKCLSQYGVRHTTVDELVKRVKIPKGTFYLFYKSKELLLFDVILEQHELIEQEIFQAVSSIEPDRLTADQLTDMLLRIYTIAAEAPVLRMLNSDEVEILARKLPEDVVEAHLGHDSTMSEKLLSMLPVKTGVDAKALGAAFRAIYMATLHKEEIGEPYYEGALRYLIRGLVVQLL
- a CDS encoding AraC family transcriptional regulator → MPNQTIEKIIPVIDYLEAHLAEKPDLDRVASATHYSKYHLHRMFTGTVGLTIHEYLQRRQLTEAAKLLVFSDKPILDISLIAGYDSQQAFTNIFTAMYKLPPGKYRENEKFYPLQLRFELKGNYQMLNQKGKAVWDIRFATEEDISCWMELVRLVIGGFPGLCENDYVRILREKIVTKQALILKDGDTAIGIMLFSSETGSIDFMGSHPLYRKRGIPRAFLDKVMNELLMGKNISITTFREGDRADTGHRSEIKGLGFAEAELLVEYGYPTQRFILPKEDSHE
- a CDS encoding PadR family transcriptional regulator; this encodes MATIDLIVLGILKKESLSAYDIQKLVEYRNISKWVKISTPSIYKKVIQLENRGYIKGNTVKEGKMAEKAVYTLTEEGEKQFKKLMLQIASKPIHMFLDFNAVIVNLASVTPEEQRACLTNIEDNVKVMKTYMEENIRLKEHVTDIPETGRAVLQQQYILAEAMEAWIASLRESFENQR
- a CDS encoding ABC transporter permease yields the protein MKAIRLCFIQMIRFIRRDMMLFAACFAPVLCGLFFRFGMPLLEEVLTGWLARPSVFTPYYGLLDMFFSMLSPVMFCFVAAMVVLEETDDHIAGYLFITTLGRKGYLASRLGVPAAIAFAVTLVLLPVFRLTELCMWEILFLSAGGVLQGIIIALLIVSVSSNKLEGLAAAKLSTLMTLGALVPYCVPDHIQYLFSPLPSYWIGKAVCDQSVIWMLPAVVSSLGWIGVMMRRFLRKLA